The following are from one region of the Magallana gigas chromosome 4, xbMagGiga1.1, whole genome shotgun sequence genome:
- the LOC105346697 gene encoding uncharacterized protein gives MFSVIASSARVSSPSASCSKSGHHHQSHPMNSEMEHNYEVGNAKNIQDKERETFLSYGIFNMVAGKRTAELLHKQHKHELHRQSHSDVYKLSDLFHHHKHSNESTPNPSPKLKHQRPTHAHTIDLTEHLMANASSKTHGHGNHHHKGSKSDLSKPSESQKHKKPSDLQPSHSMDSILHKSGVSCHKPHK, from the exons ATGTTTTCAGTGATAGCTTCGTCTGCTAGAGTGTCCTCGCCATCAGCGTCATGCAGCAAATCAG GACACCATCACCAGTCTCATCCGATGAATTCCGAAATGGAACACAACTACGAGGTGGGCAACGCCAAAAACATCCAGGATAAG GAACGCGAGACCTTCCTGTCCTACGGTATTTTCAATATGGTGGCTGGGAAAAGGACTGCAGAATTACTCCACAAACAACATAAACACGAACTGCATCGTCAGTCTCACTCAGACGTTTACAAACTGTCAGATTTATTTCATCATCACAAACATTCAAACGAATCGACTCCCAACCCTTCTCCCAAACTAAAACACCAACGCCCCACGCATGCGCACACGATAGACTTGACAGAGCACCTGATGGCCAACGCCAGCAGTAAGACACACGGACATGGCAACCACCACCACAAAGGTTCCAAAAGTGATCTGTCGAAACCGTCGGAAAGTCAGAAACACAAGAAACCAAGCGACCTTCAACCGAGCCACTCAATGGATTCCATTTTACATAAATCCGGCGTGAGCTGTCATAAGCCCCACAAATGA
- the LOC105346696 gene encoding heavy metal-binding protein HIP — MASWNCRLVLLFCLLFPLKAEKEDSKWRQKMEEQMRKLVATVEDQGRIIKGQNSEIAALKDRIVELETKSEAKEISEKQIHSSIHKTDIKIDQIIKTMKEQQKPFPSGLQKRQLLDSSNVHETPIAFYAYISHDFTHVGDNHVFVYDTVVTNSGHAYNSYSGVFTAPSSGMYAFAYSIAVAGHHISGDHDSNFGEISVRLMRNGSQVGSIAADTETANEDEMATGFAVLYLDAGDVVRVLARTQGQGSFQSNGYEYWTFSGFRIN, encoded by the exons ATGGCGTCTTGGAACTGTCGCCTCGTACTTTTATTTTGCCTGCTCTTTCCACTAAAGGCAGAAAAAGAAGATTCAAAATGGAGACAGAAAATGGAAGAACAGATGAGGAAACTTGTTGCAACGGTGGAGGATCAGGGTAGGATTATCAAGGGACAGAACTCTGAAATAGCAGCCCTTAAAGACCGAATCGTTGAGTTAGAAACCAAGAGTGAGGCCAAAGAGATATCAGAGAAGCAGATACACTCCTCCATACATAAAACGGATATCAAAATCGACCAGATTATAAAGACAATGAAGGAACAACAAAAGCCTTTTCCGTCAG GTTTACAAAAACGCCAACTCCTCGACTCGTCGAATGTTCACGAGACCCCAATAGCTTTCTACGCCTACATCTCCCATGACTTCACGCATGTCGGAGACAATCACGTGTTTGTTTACGACACAGTGGTGACCAATAGTGGACACGCTTACAACAGCTACAGCGGGGTCTTTACGGCGCCATCTAGCGGGATGTATGCGTTTGCTTATTCAATTGCAGTCGCTGGACATCATATATCCGGGGATCACGATTCAAACTTCGGAGAAATATCGGTGCGGTTAATGCGCAATGGTTCGCAAGTTGGTTCTATTGCAGCTGACACAGAGACGGCGAACGAAGATGAAATGGCCACTGGTTTCGCTGTTCTTTATCTGGATGCCGGAGATGTTGTAAGGGTCCTGGCCCGAACACAAGGCCAAGGGTCGTTTCAAAGTAACGGATATGAGTATTGGACATTTTCGGGATTTAGAATAAACTAA
- the LOC105346698 gene encoding protein CFAP20DC, with translation MYKTDYQGGPFVEIFSAQGKDPTHGWKVGSGIKREYEKDVKGFLYCLEGSTTTTKLQLPKANLVQRYLVFQLFVPRGKEFSFEIGIIDQRKNKRRLMFSSAQKDTHVTELHARIPLTILRRHMWLNLCVDLVSIVGETWRGQTYRSIESVCVSANCKLRRIFTLKSQPPDTAEDEEIYGCEPCNTGELEAIPKQCQFATDVQFVTQIFNMAKIKHAERLKGGDNSVRLSTEIDLNASGRRTSLNDSGYHIAFGTKVPGAPTSGKNKGNITNRSNRSATSRADDPGESTYQDLSDSLSREGGGFDTGGGGDRPQETVHRAVTHRRQFSDPATQQDLEMASRIDYVQPDLLVQPHPPREPSTDRLRRRIRVKNGSSSANKDRVSSAGSLKDEGISSASGTTSSRAPNSSNSGGTEDGRRQRLVSDTELIRKHGNKGKSPGKGSEEDSSPSFAFESGISLSQSYKKEYNRGDYEGDGAILDDSLAGIIRALNSSPRGQYAEEEQYIEEYQESEEESELDDEPIYMFESKPKSAPRRHVSPFQPETEEDSGLHSLSTSTSQAKQQRGPRLEHDFVHSSDSSLEDEETQRRKKVPGSRPTSGSSSRPHSGSTTSRPQSGATSRPTSGSTSRPTSGTTSRPQSGSSRHHNVPRPTSAKSQGISNVKNSASSTGSPKCSKNVPKPSRKDKIDLSANHTPKSADSPELHISSQLPTHRSDLMNGNVTNRSVSRMSRKSVKEIPKDDVRLSVIKSSEKPYDFTKYSAINFKMEDITDSFENGMFASMKRQTEEDYEDISASESPRKLVPLAQAGAISNKTPPNPSPREVDNNHRNLYDFSPTLTLTSDEDSTWQAPPTEMKLAVSTDTLTSSNPRDWSGAFSPPIVFPGGHPSDSIEDLSSCSLSPRKNIPPQDSKSQEQIYASLRQDDGRDEDDLDLLYDSCLNCYYDPKTQKYYELI, from the exons TTTTCGTTTGAAATAGG aattaTCGATCAAAGGAAGAACAAGAGAAGATTGATGTTTTCCTCGGCACAAAAGGACACCCATGTTACTGAACTCCATGCTCGTATTCCTCTCACCATTCTCAGGAGGCACATG TGGTTGAACCTCTGTGTGGACCTTGTGTCTATAGTGGGAGAAACATGGCGAGGCCAGACCTACCGCTCTATCGAGTCTGTCTGTGTGTCAGCCAACTGTAAACTCCGCCGGATATTTACACTGAAGAGTCAGCCACCAGACACCGCAGAGGATGAAG aGATATATGGGTGTGAGCCATGTAACACAGGAGAACTAGAGGCAATTCCCAAGCAGTGCCAGTTTGCAACAGATGTCCAGTTTGTGACTCAGATCTTTAACATGGCCAAGATCAAGCATGCAGAGAGATTAAAAGGAGGAGATAATTCTGTTAGATTATCCACAGAAATAG ATCTGAATGCCAGTGGAAGAAGAACCTCTCTCAATGACTCTGGGTACCACATTGCATTTGGAACTAAAGTTCCAGGGGCCCCAACCTCTGGCAAAAACAAG GGAAACATCACCAATAGAAGTAACAGAAGTGCAACTTCAAGAGCTGATG aTCCTGGAGAGTCTACATATCAAGACCTGTCAGACAGCCTATCCCGGGAGGGTGGAGGGTTTGATACCGGAGGGGGAGGGGACAGACCCCAAGAAACAGTCCATAGAGCTGTCACCCACAGACGCCAGTTCTCTGACCCTGCCACCCAGCAGGACTTGGAGATGGCCAGTCGCATAG ATTATGTCCAGCCTGACCTACTGGTGCAGCCCCACCCTCCCCGGGAACCTTCCACTGACCGGCTGAGGAGGAGAATCCGAGTCAAAAACGGGTCAAGTAGTGCCAATAAAGACAGAGTGTCCAGTGCTGGATCTTTGAAAG ATGAAGGTATAAGCTCAGCAAGTGGGACCACTTCATCTAGAGCCCCCAACAGTTCCAACTCTGGGGGGACAGAGGATGGGCGGCGACAGAGATTGGTGTCCGACACAGAGCTCATCAGAAAACACGGCAACAAAGGGAAATCCCCGGGGAAGGGCAGTGAAGAGGACAGCTCTCCCTCCTTTGCATTTGAGTCTGGAATCTCCCTGTCACAGTCATATAAGAAAG AGTACAATCGCGGTGACTATGAAGGGGACGGAGCTATATTGGATGACTCCTTGGCCGGCATCATCAGGGCCCTAAACTCTAGCCCACGTGGACAGTATGCTGAGGAGGAGCAGTATATAGAGGAGTACCAGGAGAGTGAGGA AGAGTCAGAATTAGATGATGAACCAATCTACATGTTTGAGTCCAAACCAAAGTCTGCTCCACGGCGCCATGTTTCTCCATTCCAGCCAGAGACAGAGGAGGATTCCGGG ctaCATAGTCTATCCACAAGTACATCACAAGCCAAGCAACAGAGAGGACCAAGACTGGAGCATGACTTTGTTCACAGCAGTGATTCAAGCTTGGAGGATGAAGAGACCCAGAGACGTAAAAAAGTGCCTGGTTCTCGCCCCACCAGTGGCTCTTCTAGCCGCCCCCACAGTGGTTCTACCACCAGTCGACCGCAGAGCGGTGCTACAAGCAGACCTACAAGTGGTAGCACCAGCCGTCCAACCAGTGGTACGACCAGTAGACCACAAAGTGGTTCCAGTAGACACCACAATGTTCCGAGGCCTACAAGTGCAAAGTCTCAGGGCATTTCTAATGTAAAAAATAGTGCTTCAAGTACTGGTAGTCCCAAGTGTAGTAAAAATGTTCCCAAACCATCTAGGAAGGATAAAATAGACCTTTCAGCCAATCACACGCCAAAATCTGCGGACAGTCCCGAGCTTCACATCAGCTCACAGCTTCCTACTCATCGCTCGGACTTGATGAACGGGAATGTGACTAATCGAAGTGTTTCAAGGATGAGTCGGAAATCTGTGAAGGAGATTCCAAAGGACgatgtccgtctgtctgtgatAAAGTCTTCAGAG AAGCCCTACGATTTTACCAAATACAGtgcaatcaattttaaaatggaGGACATTACCGATTCTTTTGAAAACGGAATGTTTGCCAGCATGAAGCGGCAGACAGAGGAAGATTACGAGGATATTTCCGCCAGCGAGTCTCCCCGTAAACTAGTTCCCCTAGCCCAAGCAGGTGCTATCAGCAATAAAACGCCCCCTAACCCCTCCCCCAGGGAAGTGGACAATAACCACAGAAACCTGTACGATTTCTCTCCGACCTTGACCCTCACCAGTGATGAAGACAGCACCTGGCAAGCACCT CCCACAGAAATGAAGTTAGCAGTGAGCACTGATACCCTCACATCTTCCAATCCAAG GGACTGGAGCGGTGCTTTTAGTCCACCCATTGTGTTCCCTGGAGGTCATCCGTCGGATTCCATCGAGGATTTATCCAGCTGCTCCTTATCTCCACGCAAAAACATTCCACCACAAG ATTCCAAGTCCCAGGAGCAGATATACGCCTCACTCAGACAGGATGACGGGAGGGATGAGGACGATCTAGACCTATTGTACGACTCCTGTCTGAACTGTTACTACGATCCCAAAACCCAGAAGTATTACGAACTCATTTGA